One Entomomonas asaccharolytica DNA segment encodes these proteins:
- a CDS encoding ABC transporter permease yields the protein MYLFRLAFASLRNRLFTALLTIMAIALSVCLLLAVERIRTEAKMSFASTIAGTDLIVGARSGSVNLLLYSVFRIGNATNNIHWSSYQAISHDPRVAWTIPLSLGDSHRGYRVLGTDLNYFKHYQFGNKQSLQFVEGRAFEGIFDVVLGAEVAKTLNYKLDENIVLAHGVSTISLVKHNDKPFRIVGILKQTGTPVDRTVHISLQGIEAIHINWHNGMPALSNQKVSAEQVQELDLQPKQITAFLLGVKNKVATFALQRQISNYKAEPLIAILPGVALQELWGLMSTAEQALLIVSLFVVLTGLIGMLTAILTSLNERRREMAILRSVGAKPWHIASLLITESFILAFIGIVLGLALLYVGILASQHWIQTNYGLYISFNLPSAYEWGLLACILLAAILMGLIPAWRAYRQSLSDGLSIKV from the coding sequence ATGTATTTATTCCGCCTTGCTTTTGCTAGCTTGCGTAATCGATTGTTTACAGCACTTCTTACTATTATGGCAATTGCTTTATCTGTTTGTTTATTATTAGCGGTAGAACGTATAAGAACAGAGGCTAAAATGAGTTTTGCTAGTACTATAGCAGGTACCGATTTAATTGTGGGGGCTCGCTCAGGTTCAGTAAACTTGTTGCTATATTCTGTATTTAGAATTGGTAATGCAACTAATAATATTCATTGGTCTAGCTATCAAGCTATTAGCCATGATCCTCGTGTAGCATGGACAATTCCCCTTTCACTGGGTGACTCTCACCGAGGATATCGTGTGTTAGGCACTGACTTAAACTACTTTAAACACTATCAATTTGGTAATAAACAATCACTTCAATTTGTTGAAGGCAGAGCTTTTGAAGGTATATTTGATGTGGTATTAGGCGCTGAAGTAGCTAAAACATTAAATTACAAGCTGGATGAGAATATTGTATTGGCTCATGGGGTGAGTACGATTAGTTTAGTAAAACATAATGATAAGCCCTTTAGAATAGTAGGTATTCTTAAACAAACAGGAACGCCAGTTGATAGAACAGTACATATAAGTCTACAAGGCATAGAAGCGATTCATATTAATTGGCATAATGGTATGCCAGCTCTTAGCAATCAAAAAGTTTCAGCTGAGCAAGTTCAAGAATTAGATTTACAGCCTAAACAAATTACCGCTTTTTTGCTAGGGGTAAAAAATAAGGTAGCCACTTTCGCTTTACAACGGCAAATTAGTAACTATAAAGCTGAACCATTAATAGCTATTTTACCTGGTGTTGCTTTACAAGAGTTATGGGGTTTAATGAGCACGGCTGAACAGGCGTTATTAATTGTATCGCTTTTTGTAGTACTAACGGGATTAATTGGTATGTTAACCGCTATTTTAACTAGCCTTAATGAACGTCGTCGAGAAATGGCTATTTTACGATCAGTAGGCGCTAAACCTTGGCATATTGCTAGTTTGCTTATAACGGAATCTTTTATTCTGGCTTTTATTGGTATAGTTCTGGGGTTAGCTCTGTTATATGTTGGTATTTTAGCCAGTCAACATTGGATACAGACAAACTATGGTTTGTATATTAGTTTTAATTTACCTAGTGCCTATGAATGGGGATTATTGGCTTGTATTTTACTAGCCGCCATACTAATGGGACTTATTCCTGCTTGGCGCGCTTATCGTCAATCATTATCAGATGGCTTATCTATTAAGGTTTAG